From Deltaproteobacteria bacterium, the proteins below share one genomic window:
- a CDS encoding AMP-binding protein: MSTQNGVLPVMEAISRNGDKPALIFPDRKPVTFGQLEIQAVKYRKKLRQLGLQKSDTILLGEAPSPELYAIVLAALAMGVAVAVIEPWMPIAEIESVARGLNPKLFLTGLLGRFWGFRVPAIRSIPIWSSTSKLLSSCPDLQPGDSLEVTDLPDHHLGLVAFTSGTTGLPKGVPRRHGYLRHQHRVLKSALHHESHEGPELTIFTNFVFANLASCRASVVIPSTWKANDLKWASSLSEKLLAPETATVGPAFLRRLSVESGFERLNSIHVGGALTDVSIFEAAFGRFRDAEFLHVYGSSEAEPVATMGAKEAVELSRESGYFQTLALGRPISEINSKLELSTTWVSGDHVCPLYIGAPENIENENRLNKRVDADGTVWHAMGDRVRLRAGVWWYLGRSSQSETDFIREQELAFAIDSSKVFLNRSIEGRCEVYFEGLRERLVRVRAEVEKWKESVDIYHTTIVRDRRHRARIDRESSRKKSKLIVRI, from the coding sequence ATGAGTACTCAGAACGGGGTTCTGCCGGTGATGGAAGCCATAAGTCGGAATGGCGATAAGCCGGCACTGATTTTTCCGGACCGGAAGCCGGTCACTTTTGGTCAGCTTGAAATTCAAGCGGTCAAATACCGGAAAAAACTTAGGCAACTCGGCCTTCAAAAGTCTGACACGATTCTCCTTGGTGAGGCGCCTTCTCCTGAACTGTATGCAATTGTCTTGGCTGCTCTTGCAATGGGCGTTGCCGTAGCCGTTATTGAGCCTTGGATGCCAATCGCGGAAATCGAATCGGTCGCTCGAGGCTTAAACCCGAAACTGTTTTTGACAGGCCTTCTTGGTCGATTCTGGGGATTTCGTGTTCCCGCGATTCGCTCGATTCCGATTTGGAGCAGCACTTCAAAACTTCTTTCCAGCTGTCCTGATTTGCAGCCCGGCGATTCGCTCGAGGTGACGGACTTGCCAGATCATCATTTGGGCTTGGTTGCGTTTACAAGCGGGACGACGGGGCTCCCAAAAGGAGTACCTCGCCGGCATGGCTATTTACGGCATCAGCATCGCGTGCTGAAGTCAGCACTTCATCACGAAAGTCATGAAGGCCCAGAGCTTACGATTTTCACGAATTTCGTATTCGCAAATCTCGCAAGCTGTCGCGCATCTGTTGTGATTCCTTCTACCTGGAAAGCCAACGACCTTAAATGGGCATCCAGTTTGTCAGAAAAACTTCTTGCGCCCGAGACTGCTACAGTAGGACCAGCCTTCTTAAGACGCCTTTCGGTCGAAAGCGGTTTCGAGCGCCTTAATTCCATTCATGTCGGTGGTGCACTGACTGACGTTTCAATTTTTGAAGCGGCCTTTGGGAGATTTCGCGATGCTGAATTTCTTCACGTTTACGGAAGTTCGGAAGCAGAGCCAGTCGCGACTATGGGAGCGAAAGAAGCGGTGGAACTAAGTCGTGAAAGTGGCTACTTTCAAACTTTGGCGCTGGGGCGTCCAATTTCTGAAATCAATTCGAAGCTTGAGCTTTCGACGACGTGGGTATCGGGGGATCATGTTTGTCCGCTTTACATCGGTGCACCTGAAAATATTGAGAACGAAAACCGTTTAAATAAGCGAGTCGATGCCGATGGCACCGTCTGGCACGCGATGGGCGACCGGGTTAGATTAAGAGCAGGCGTTTGGTGGTATCTCGGACGAAGCTCACAAAGTGAAACTGATTTCATTCGCGAACAAGAATTGGCATTCGCGATAGATAGCAGCAAAGTCTTCTTGAATAGATCTATAGAGGGGCGCTGTGAGGTCTATTTTGAAGGGCTGCGTGAACGGCTTGTACGAGTTCGCGCAGAGGTCGAAAAATGGAAAGAGTCGGTCGACATTTATCATACGACAATTGTTCGTGACAGACGACACCGCGCTCGCATTGATCGAGAGTCTTCGAGAAAAAAATCTAAACTCATTGTGAGGATCTAA
- a CDS encoding alkaline phosphatase family protein, which produces MKNRINLLLSFALALIFLTGSTLTSVVALASGAPTSFERHQLRPKLIVVLVIDQCRSDFLTRFAKRMEASRSRGLSYLMKNGAYYPNAKYDILQSMTCPGHATVLTGAYPNQMGIPLNEWYDTSIKEEVYCAADPSSPIVGREAPAKEGMSPRRLVGSTVGDELKIAGYGTRTVAIALKDRSAIMMGGHLANLSLWVEDGKWVSSKYYLKDGKLPDWVTQLNKKIESERGQVFEWEVPGAPSGLTSPSSSAKKKVKVVIDAKEAFATQYGVKVTTDAAIKAVAEFKLGKGPHTDILAVSYSSHDLLGHQKGLQAPEMEDLTMYEDESIGLLIEAIDSAVGLKNVVFAMTGDHGVAPAVQVVKPLGIDAGTFDKSLVQEAGEHLEKKFGKSRLGPFILRVRSFNFYLDPAVILAKKLRREDVEAELKSFLLQAKANGEIGRAGVADAFTRTEFEKKLFPTGRFGRQLRNTYVVGKSGDVILIPKPFWVSEGAFATHLTGYEYDRSVPLILAGERFKAGVYAEPAEVTDLAPTLSHILGLVAPSGSDGRILHESLKP; this is translated from the coding sequence ATGAAGAATCGAATTAATCTGCTTTTGTCTTTTGCCCTAGCGCTCATATTTCTCACAGGTTCAACACTCACTTCTGTGGTGGCGTTGGCGTCAGGCGCACCGACCAGTTTTGAGCGTCATCAGCTTCGGCCGAAATTGATTGTCGTCCTTGTAATTGATCAATGCCGCTCTGACTTTTTAACTCGTTTTGCAAAACGAATGGAAGCTAGTCGGTCGCGCGGCCTAAGCTATCTGATGAAAAATGGCGCCTACTACCCAAATGCGAAATACGACATCTTGCAAAGTATGACTTGCCCTGGTCACGCCACGGTTTTGACCGGCGCCTATCCCAATCAGATGGGGATTCCGCTTAACGAATGGTACGACACATCGATTAAAGAAGAAGTTTATTGCGCCGCCGATCCGTCAAGCCCGATCGTTGGGCGAGAGGCCCCTGCCAAAGAGGGAATGAGTCCGCGCCGTCTTGTGGGATCGACTGTTGGAGACGAACTCAAGATTGCGGGTTATGGCACTAGAACGGTCGCGATCGCTTTGAAAGATCGATCGGCGATCATGATGGGCGGGCACTTAGCGAATCTTTCGCTGTGGGTTGAAGATGGAAAATGGGTTTCCTCGAAGTACTATTTAAAAGACGGAAAGCTTCCGGATTGGGTCACGCAATTAAATAAAAAAATTGAGAGCGAACGTGGACAAGTGTTTGAATGGGAAGTCCCGGGCGCACCGTCGGGTTTGACGTCTCCGTCTTCCTCGGCCAAAAAGAAAGTGAAAGTCGTGATTGATGCAAAGGAGGCCTTTGCGACTCAATACGGAGTGAAGGTGACAACCGATGCGGCGATAAAAGCGGTCGCAGAATTTAAACTTGGTAAGGGTCCGCACACGGATATTCTGGCCGTTAGTTATTCGTCCCACGATCTCCTCGGTCACCAAAAAGGTCTTCAGGCTCCCGAGATGGAAGACCTTACTATGTACGAAGATGAGAGCATTGGGCTTTTGATCGAGGCCATTGATTCCGCTGTCGGTTTGAAAAATGTAGTTTTCGCTATGACAGGTGATCATGGAGTTGCGCCGGCCGTGCAGGTCGTGAAGCCATTGGGAATAGATGCAGGCACTTTTGACAAGTCTCTTGTTCAGGAGGCCGGCGAACATTTGGAAAAGAAGTTCGGAAAGAGTCGACTTGGTCCTTTCATTTTACGAGTACGATCGTTTAACTTCTATCTTGATCCCGCCGTGATTTTGGCAAAGAAACTTCGGCGCGAAGATGTAGAGGCGGAATTGAAATCGTTTTTACTTCAAGCAAAAGCCAACGGGGAAATCGGCCGAGCGGGCGTTGCTGATGCGTTCACTCGCACAGAATTTGAGAAAAAACTTTTTCCCACTGGCCGATTCGGACGTCAGCTTCGAAATACTTATGTCGTCGGAAAATCTGGTGACGTAATACTTATTCCGAAGCCTTTCTGGGTCTCGGAAGGCGCCTTCGCGACCCATTTAACTGGCTATGAATATGACCGATCTGTACCTTTAATTTTAGCAGGTGAGCGCTTCAAGGCCGGAGTTTATGCCGAGCCAGCGGAGGTCACCGATTTGGCGCCCACGCTAAGCCATATACTTGGACTTGTGGCGCCGTCTGGATCTGACGGACGTATCCTTCACGAAAGTTTGAAGCCTTAA
- a CDS encoding phosphoenolpyruvate synthase produces MNHVCITRNELEMLSKSDREKLLLHEAGGKGKNLWRMTELGVPVPPWFVVRASSFELFLEKNGLREVIEEELESLQAESAGGKKIEPQRFDSVAASIEAMILKGEFDRSFLSEFENAFTGSRLSEGDCAVRSSGLDEDSALNSFAGQFSSFLFQSGMVQILESIKKCWASGFSGRALSYRLERGLGLNGISVGVVVQKMVHADRAGVVFSRNPIRALDRESLLIASVFGLGEGLVSGYLESDNYDVVRDSVSAGALKYKAELVMKDQAFRRDQVGGLKIESVDDTLQKVSSLNDQEVKTIAKIALDLEARLGTPQDCEWAIENGEVYFVQTRPVTSLPPETYFQPAVRGQMATLWDNSNIIESYSGVTTPLTFTFASRAYRQVYIQFCEVMGIPQAWIDEREEVFRNMLGLIRGRIYYNLVNWYKLVLLLPGSANNKSFMETMMGVKQGLKPEVTKLFEFVSDPPKYSVTQKATLLVMTFIRFIRIDALVAEFNRNFVVTYEDARKRPYRTYSFDRLVEEYHRLEDRFLKRWQVPIINDYLCMIFFGLLKKLTEKWVAAGDVGSSLQNDLLCGQGDLESTEPTKTLMRIAATIDTPTAISPKSATGNAALREWFLMEKPGAIWKSLVQGDKPEIKALFDRFLDLYGFRCINELKLEESDLHDDPTFVVGSVQSYVRSGSYDIAKMEKREQEIRGQAEITLKTKLSGPKLWIYRWVLNETRRAVRNRENLRFARTKVFGVARNIIRAMGLKLFELGVLKNERDVFFLTIEELIAFNEGRTVTLNIAELTAIRRREFAQFDKSPPPPDRFLLEGAVAISLPYAQILSELDLLRSERPKSDDPNVLIGTPCCPGIVEGVVRVVKEMKDAEGINGEILVTERTDPGWVPLYPSCSGLLIERGSLLSHSAVVARELGLPTIVGISGGLLKKLKTGDRVRVDGAKGEVRKL; encoded by the coding sequence ATGAATCACGTTTGCATTACTCGAAACGAACTAGAGATGCTTAGTAAAAGTGATCGGGAAAAGCTTTTACTTCATGAAGCGGGTGGAAAGGGGAAAAATCTTTGGCGAATGACGGAGCTTGGGGTTCCCGTACCGCCATGGTTTGTGGTGCGAGCGTCAAGTTTCGAGCTATTTTTAGAGAAAAATGGCTTGCGCGAAGTTATTGAAGAAGAACTCGAATCCCTACAGGCGGAAAGCGCAGGTGGAAAAAAAATCGAACCGCAGCGGTTTGATTCCGTTGCCGCTTCGATCGAAGCCATGATCCTAAAAGGTGAATTCGATCGCAGCTTCTTAAGTGAATTTGAAAACGCGTTTACTGGCTCAAGGCTTTCCGAAGGAGACTGTGCCGTCAGATCTTCTGGTCTCGATGAAGATTCAGCTTTAAATTCATTTGCGGGTCAGTTTTCGAGTTTTCTCTTTCAGAGCGGAATGGTACAAATTCTTGAATCGATAAAGAAGTGCTGGGCATCTGGTTTTTCTGGCCGAGCACTCAGCTACCGGCTTGAACGCGGTCTTGGATTGAACGGTATCTCTGTGGGAGTCGTCGTTCAAAAAATGGTTCACGCAGATCGTGCAGGTGTTGTGTTCAGCCGCAACCCCATTCGAGCCTTGGATCGCGAATCGTTACTGATCGCTTCTGTCTTTGGATTAGGAGAGGGTCTCGTTAGCGGTTACCTTGAGAGTGACAATTATGACGTGGTTCGAGATTCAGTTTCTGCCGGGGCACTGAAGTACAAAGCTGAACTAGTGATGAAAGATCAAGCCTTTCGCCGAGATCAAGTGGGGGGCCTGAAGATCGAAAGTGTGGACGACACGCTCCAAAAAGTTTCGTCGCTCAATGATCAAGAGGTAAAGACGATCGCCAAAATAGCTCTCGACCTCGAAGCGAGACTCGGAACTCCGCAAGATTGCGAATGGGCCATCGAGAATGGCGAAGTTTACTTTGTCCAAACTCGGCCAGTGACCAGTCTTCCGCCAGAGACTTATTTCCAACCAGCGGTTCGCGGACAAATGGCGACACTTTGGGACAATTCAAACATTATCGAAAGCTACTCCGGGGTCACTACGCCGCTGACATTTACTTTTGCGTCGCGGGCGTACCGACAAGTTTACATTCAGTTTTGCGAAGTGATGGGAATCCCGCAGGCATGGATCGACGAACGCGAAGAGGTGTTTCGCAACATGTTGGGCCTGATTCGTGGTCGCATCTATTATAACCTCGTCAACTGGTACAAGCTGGTTTTGCTGCTACCTGGGTCTGCGAACAATAAAAGTTTCATGGAAACCATGATGGGAGTAAAACAGGGTTTAAAGCCTGAGGTGACAAAGCTTTTCGAGTTCGTCAGTGATCCACCTAAATACAGCGTTACTCAAAAAGCCACTTTGCTTGTGATGACTTTCATTCGGTTTATCCGCATTGATGCTTTGGTTGCAGAATTCAACCGGAACTTTGTCGTGACCTATGAGGATGCGCGGAAACGACCTTACCGCACTTACAGCTTTGATCGGCTGGTCGAAGAATATCACAGGTTAGAAGATCGATTTTTAAAGCGATGGCAAGTACCGATCATCAACGACTATCTTTGTATGATATTTTTTGGACTTCTAAAAAAGTTAACAGAGAAGTGGGTTGCCGCAGGCGACGTGGGTAGTTCGCTGCAAAATGATCTCTTGTGCGGCCAAGGGGATCTTGAAAGTACAGAGCCAACGAAGACGTTGATGAGGATTGCCGCGACCATAGATACGCCAACTGCCATCTCACCGAAGTCGGCCACCGGAAATGCGGCTCTTCGTGAATGGTTCTTGATGGAAAAGCCGGGCGCCATTTGGAAAAGTTTAGTTCAAGGTGATAAACCCGAGATCAAAGCGCTGTTCGATCGCTTTTTAGATCTCTATGGATTTCGCTGCATCAACGAATTGAAACTCGAAGAAAGTGATCTGCATGACGATCCGACGTTTGTCGTTGGAAGTGTGCAGAGCTACGTACGATCGGGCTCCTATGACATTGCTAAAATGGAAAAGCGCGAACAAGAAATTCGAGGCCAAGCCGAGATCACGCTGAAAACAAAACTGTCAGGTCCAAAGCTTTGGATTTATCGCTGGGTCTTGAATGAAACTCGTCGCGCGGTCAGAAACCGCGAGAACCTAAGATTTGCCCGTACCAAGGTTTTCGGTGTCGCGCGCAACATTATCCGCGCGATGGGGCTTAAGCTATTTGAATTAGGAGTTCTAAAAAACGAGCGCGATGTTTTCTTTCTTACGATTGAAGAGCTAATTGCTTTCAACGAAGGCAGAACAGTGACGTTGAATATCGCAGAACTCACGGCTATTAGAAGACGAGAATTTGCGCAGTTTGATAAATCTCCGCCTCCTCCAGACCGATTTCTGCTGGAAGGGGCCGTCGCCATCAGTCTTCCGTATGCGCAGATTCTATCGGAACTGGATTTACTTCGATCCGAACGACCGAAGTCGGACGATCCCAATGTTCTAATTGGAACGCCCTGTTGCCCAGGGATCGTTGAGGGTGTTGTCCGTGTTGTAAAAGAAATGAAAGACGCGGAGGGCATCAATGGTGAGATTCTTGTGACAGAACGCACAGATCCAGGTTGGGTCCCGCTTTATCCAAGCTGCTCTGGCCTCTTAATAGAGCGCGGAAGTCTTTTGTCTCACTCTGCGGTGGTCGCTCGTGAACTCGGTTTACCGACAATTGTTGGAATTTCTGGTGGGCTACTGAAAAAGCTTAAGACGGGTGACCGGGTCCGAGTTGATGGCGCAAAAGGCGAGGTTAGAAAACTATGA